From the Maioricimonas rarisocia genome, one window contains:
- a CDS encoding nitroreductase family protein, with amino-acid sequence MSTVASSARITMAQWRTLIEAAGQAPSPDNNQPWAFRPRGDAVEVLHCRARAIGSDVDDLFSWLAVGAAIENLCLAATRLGLTGRVEYMKRPFTETPDGERIATVEFSTGGQPDALAEWIPQRVTNRRFYKRQPLGDADLAPMIASVDGRCVHLDWLTDLPQRKRLARVVAAVDRIRFEHQPFHEEFHSVLRHSPAEEERTRDGLEVRTLELPPFGATLMRWVAPWRRMQLLNRFGMSRVFAGTSAKQVVCCGAVGLVSTTDVSDRGFLEGGRAFQRIWLAATAAGLSFQPMGGIPLFFHKLSSQGSEAFLPEHGGVLESLLPEWRELFPAAAGRTGVMLFRIGRSGGPSARSIRKHVDDIIVKDVE; translated from the coding sequence ATGAGCACCGTTGCCAGTTCCGCACGCATCACGATGGCGCAGTGGCGCACTCTGATCGAGGCGGCCGGCCAGGCGCCGTCTCCTGACAACAATCAGCCATGGGCTTTTCGGCCCCGCGGCGACGCCGTCGAGGTCCTGCATTGTCGCGCACGTGCGATCGGATCGGACGTCGATGATCTTTTCTCCTGGCTCGCGGTGGGGGCGGCGATCGAGAATCTCTGTCTGGCGGCGACGCGTCTGGGGCTGACAGGACGCGTTGAGTACATGAAGCGACCTTTCACCGAAACGCCGGATGGCGAGCGCATTGCGACGGTCGAGTTCTCGACCGGTGGGCAGCCGGATGCCCTGGCGGAGTGGATCCCACAGCGCGTCACCAACCGCCGTTTCTACAAGCGACAGCCATTGGGCGACGCTGACCTGGCACCGATGATCGCATCGGTCGACGGGCGGTGTGTTCATCTCGACTGGTTGACCGATCTTCCGCAGCGCAAGCGGCTGGCCCGTGTCGTCGCGGCGGTTGACCGAATCCGCTTCGAGCATCAGCCGTTCCACGAGGAATTCCACTCGGTGCTGCGGCACAGTCCGGCCGAAGAGGAGCGAACCCGCGACGGACTGGAAGTCAGGACGCTTGAACTTCCGCCGTTCGGCGCCACGCTGATGCGATGGGTCGCTCCCTGGCGGCGGATGCAATTGCTCAATCGGTTCGGCATGAGTCGGGTTTTTGCCGGGACATCGGCAAAGCAGGTCGTCTGTTGCGGGGCTGTTGGTCTCGTCTCTACGACGGACGTGTCGGATCGGGGCTTTCTGGAAGGAGGGCGCGCATTCCAGAGGATCTGGCTGGCCGCGACGGCGGCCGGGCTTTCGTTCCAGCCGATGGGAGGCATCCCGCTGTTCTTTCACAAGCTAAGCTCTCAAGGAAGCGAGGCATTTCTGCCAGAACATGGCGGCGTCCTCGAATCCCTGTTGCCGGAATGGCGTGAACTCTTCCCGGCTGCCGCGGGCCGAACCGGTGTAATGCTGTTTCGCATCGGACGTTCGGGAGGCCCTTCGGCCCGATCGATCCGCAAGCACGTCGACGACATCATCGTGAAGGATGTGGAGTAA
- a CDS encoding ThiF family adenylyltransferase, producing the protein MATTALAGEPQSGSAARDDDASSAGEAHGGSRWTYAEAFCRNAGLISDEEQERLRNARVAIPGMGGVGGQHLVTLARMGVGRFTIADPDTFEVANTNRQSGARLDTLGRSKAEVMAEEALRINPDLDIRVFREPVSADNVDAFLEGADVLLDGIDLYAIDARLILFRAAAERGLYAVTAGPVGFSTAWLTFDPAGMSFDRYFDLTDDMDRVETILAFLLGSSPSATQLAYMDIAYMNFREQTAPSVAASCQLASGVAATEVVKILLDRGGVRCAPYYQQFDAHLGRLICKRLHGGNRHPWQRLKRWWLYRQYRLGRARWTA; encoded by the coding sequence GTGGCAACCACCGCTTTAGCCGGAGAGCCCCAGAGCGGATCGGCCGCCCGGGACGACGATGCGTCGTCCGCCGGTGAGGCCCACGGCGGCTCCCGCTGGACGTACGCAGAAGCATTCTGCCGAAATGCTGGCTTGATCTCGGACGAAGAACAGGAACGATTGCGGAACGCCCGGGTGGCGATTCCCGGCATGGGCGGAGTGGGCGGTCAGCATCTGGTCACGCTGGCCCGAATGGGTGTGGGACGCTTCACAATTGCCGATCCCGATACGTTTGAGGTCGCGAATACCAATCGGCAGTCCGGAGCGCGTCTGGACACGCTCGGACGATCGAAGGCGGAGGTGATGGCCGAGGAGGCTCTCCGCATCAATCCCGACCTTGATATCCGGGTGTTTCGAGAGCCGGTCTCGGCGGACAACGTCGACGCGTTTCTCGAGGGGGCCGACGTCCTGCTCGACGGCATCGATCTGTACGCGATCGACGCGCGGCTGATCCTGTTTCGCGCTGCTGCCGAACGGGGGCTGTACGCGGTGACCGCGGGGCCGGTTGGTTTCAGCACGGCCTGGCTGACGTTCGATCCTGCGGGGATGTCCTTCGACCGATACTTCGATCTGACGGACGACATGGACCGCGTCGAGACGATTCTGGCGTTCCTGCTCGGATCGTCGCCATCGGCCACTCAGCTGGCGTACATGGATATCGCCTACATGAACTTTCGCGAGCAGACGGCTCCGTCGGTGGCGGCCAGTTGTCAGCTCGCATCGGGCGTTGCGGCAACGGAGGTCGTCAAAATCCTCCTCGACCGCGGTGGGGTACGGTGCGCACCATATTACCAGCAGTTCGACGCCCATCTTGGCAGACTGATTTGCAAGAGGCTTCACGGAGGAAATCGACATCCCTGGCAGCGTCTGAAGCGATGGTGGTTGTATCGCCAGTATCGGCTGGGCCGTGCCCGCTGGACGGCGTAG
- a CDS encoding PEP-CTERM sorting domain-containing protein: MLRTLICSAAVCGFLAMTANPALAISFDDQVKIQTSNAVAGSADVNNVDVLDFLGQIAVNGSDTDGSGTFSIGDSSRVVGGAVNDGITVGGAVTPGGLSTVAGGPAFELTAVIKNWDATVTSIIMGFPVPGALSLTITYDTSSALAHVPTGAGPVAGSGIVDLYIDTSADHSPNAVGTSSDGTWVASFAIFTQPSFTSATAFSVPPTLPGGATGTTNVRLLLIDQIGAGTATTADDFFVTTDDKALIGTDLALASLISSVDTPINDNAPMGGINRTGADPGPVNIGSTIGASAFGGGTDPFTPPSTGGGPGSFPFDVVSTFDSNNLFAVVPEPSSMALLTLGLGALGAGRLRRRRKDEEEQA, from the coding sequence ATGTTGCGAACACTCATTTGTTCAGCAGCGGTCTGCGGCTTTCTCGCGATGACCGCCAACCCGGCCCTGGCCATTTCGTTCGACGATCAGGTCAAAATCCAGACGAGCAACGCGGTTGCCGGCTCTGCCGATGTCAACAACGTCGACGTTCTCGATTTCCTTGGACAGATCGCCGTGAACGGTAGCGATACCGACGGCAGCGGCACGTTCTCGATCGGTGACAGCTCTCGCGTGGTCGGTGGTGCCGTGAACGACGGGATCACCGTTGGCGGCGCTGTCACGCCAGGTGGACTCTCGACGGTTGCCGGTGGTCCGGCGTTCGAACTGACCGCCGTGATCAAGAACTGGGATGCCACCGTCACCTCGATCATCATGGGCTTCCCCGTTCCGGGCGCCCTGTCGCTGACGATCACCTACGACACCAGCTCGGCACTGGCACACGTGCCCACGGGTGCCGGACCGGTCGCCGGTTCGGGAATCGTCGACCTTTACATCGACACCTCGGCGGATCACAGCCCGAATGCTGTTGGAACCTCCTCCGACGGAACCTGGGTCGCGTCGTTCGCGATCTTCACCCAGCCGTCCTTCACGTCGGCCACCGCGTTCTCGGTTCCCCCGACGCTGCCGGGCGGTGCCACCGGAACCACGAACGTTCGCCTGCTGCTGATCGATCAGATCGGTGCCGGAACGGCAACGACCGCGGACGACTTCTTTGTCACGACGGACGACAAGGCGTTGATCGGTACGGATCTCGCCCTGGCCTCGCTGATCTCCAGCGTCGACACGCCGATCAACGACAACGCCCCGATGGGCGGAATCAACCGCACGGGTGCCGATCCCGGCCCGGTGAACATTGGCTCGACCATTGGTGCCAGTGCATTTGGCGGCGGAACCGATCCCTTCACGCCTCCGTCGACTGGTGGTGGCCCCGGCTCGTTCCCGTTCGATGTCGTCTCGACGTTCGACAGCAACAACCTCTTCGCTGTCGTTCCCGAACCGTCGTCGATGGCTCTGCTGACCTTGGGCCTCGGTGCCCTGGGCGCTGGCCGTCTGCGTCGTCGTCGCAAGGACGAAGAAGAGCAGGCCTGA
- a CDS encoding N-acyl amino acid synthase FeeM domain-containing protein, giving the protein MSRQRWMCGISHHWSRSRMKRGVAGNRCPLTWRRNMSITRNPDHHQTLHHLPRPTQIANHFDPNPSLPVLRKVENTQSGFVESAKTRSTSWRRVHASLLAIRVFPMQVCNPLPTPTDFAVREVTKIARTHEEWLAAYRLAYENYLRKGLVSENIFGIRVTPFHLLPETTTFVSLQDSEQVATVTLIGDSSDGIPMESIFPNQVAQIRDEGATFGEVSSLASRPMPTKEFLQVYLKLMRLMAQYARSVGMERFLMVVHPRHVPFYKRMMGFRMIGETRSYPTVCGAPAVPCQLEFAEVDRTRPPFYDAIFGEDLPSEALRRHPMPEHARKFFEPATAVSKLCVPTMV; this is encoded by the coding sequence ATGAGCCGACAACGCTGGATGTGCGGCATTTCGCATCATTGGTCCAGGTCGCGCATGAAGCGGGGAGTCGCCGGCAACAGATGCCCATTGACATGGCGGCGTAACATGAGCATAACTCGCAACCCTGATCATCATCAGACCCTGCATCATCTCCCGCGCCCTACCCAGATCGCCAATCATTTCGATCCTAATCCGAGTCTTCCGGTGTTGCGCAAGGTAGAGAATACCCAGTCGGGCTTCGTGGAAAGCGCCAAGACGCGGTCGACGTCCTGGCGGAGAGTCCATGCCAGCTTGCTGGCCATTCGGGTGTTCCCCATGCAAGTGTGCAATCCATTGCCAACGCCTACAGACTTCGCTGTCCGTGAGGTCACCAAGATCGCGCGGACTCACGAGGAGTGGTTGGCGGCGTATCGCCTGGCGTACGAGAACTACCTTCGAAAGGGGCTCGTTTCGGAGAATATCTTCGGCATCCGGGTGACACCGTTTCATTTGCTGCCGGAGACGACGACCTTCGTCTCGTTGCAGGATTCGGAGCAGGTCGCGACCGTCACGCTGATCGGAGACTCGTCCGACGGCATCCCCATGGAGAGCATTTTTCCGAATCAGGTTGCGCAGATCCGCGATGAGGGAGCGACGTTCGGGGAGGTCTCGTCGCTGGCCAGCCGTCCCATGCCGACCAAGGAATTCCTCCAGGTCTATCTGAAGCTGATGCGGCTGATGGCCCAATACGCCCGCAGCGTCGGGATGGAACGGTTCCTCATGGTAGTGCATCCGCGGCACGTTCCGTTTTACAAGCGGATGATGGGCTTTCGGATGATCGGTGAGACCCGCAGTTATCCCACAGTTTGCGGTGCGCCGGCCGTTCCCTGTCAGCTCGAATTCGCCGAGGTGGATCGGACACGGCCTCCGTTTTACGACGCCATCTTTGGCGAGGATCTGCCGTCTGAAGCACTCCGCCGCCATCCGATGCCCGAGCACGCCAGGAAGTTCTTCGAGCCGGCCACAGCGGTCTCGAAGTTGTGCGTGCCTACGATGGTGTAG
- a CDS encoding GTP-binding protein, with the protein MKHRIRYIMIGGFLGAGKTTTLGQLAARYTGRGLRVGIVTNDQAADLVDTNTLRSQGFDVGEVAGACFCCNFDELMGTIESLAADERPDVILAEPVGSCTDLVATVIQPIKRLFNAEFEIAPYSVIIKPSHGRKILSDGKSGFSPKAAYILKKQLEEADAILINRIDELSAEEADEIAAVVREHHPETPVLRISARTGEGLDALEELLAQQGDFGRRILDIDYDTYAEGEAELGWLNSSLTVTAEAKFPLDDLLLGIVKRLQERLAESDAEAAHLKTIGLWEGFFGVANLISSDTAPELSLPSRRDVKDVDVIVNARVACDPAILQRLVEESVGDVCRSLGASATFRQTQSFRPGRPVPTHRFADAN; encoded by the coding sequence ATGAAACATCGCATTCGCTACATCATGATCGGCGGCTTCCTGGGAGCCGGTAAGACGACCACATTGGGCCAGCTCGCCGCACGGTATACCGGCCGTGGTCTGCGGGTGGGGATCGTGACGAATGACCAGGCGGCTGATCTGGTTGATACGAATACGCTGCGGTCTCAGGGGTTCGATGTCGGCGAAGTGGCGGGGGCCTGCTTCTGCTGCAACTTCGACGAGCTGATGGGGACCATCGAATCGCTGGCGGCGGACGAGCGTCCGGATGTCATCCTGGCCGAGCCAGTCGGCAGCTGTACGGATCTGGTCGCGACGGTGATCCAGCCCATCAAGCGGCTGTTCAATGCCGAGTTCGAGATCGCGCCGTATTCGGTCATCATCAAGCCGAGCCACGGCCGCAAGATCCTCAGCGACGGGAAGTCGGGGTTTTCGCCCAAGGCGGCTTACATCCTCAAGAAGCAGCTTGAAGAAGCGGATGCGATCCTCATCAACCGGATCGACGAGCTTTCGGCTGAAGAGGCGGATGAGATTGCCGCGGTGGTTCGCGAGCATCATCCCGAGACGCCCGTGCTTCGAATCTCGGCACGGACCGGCGAAGGGCTCGATGCGCTGGAGGAGCTGCTTGCGCAGCAGGGTGACTTCGGCCGCCGCATCCTCGACATCGACTACGACACCTACGCGGAGGGGGAGGCTGAGCTGGGGTGGCTCAATTCGAGTCTGACCGTCACGGCTGAAGCGAAGTTCCCCCTCGACGACCTGCTGCTGGGAATCGTGAAGCGGCTCCAGGAGCGGCTGGCTGAAAGCGACGCCGAGGCGGCTCACCTGAAGACGATCGGCCTGTGGGAAGGATTCTTCGGAGTCGCCAATCTGATCAGCAGTGATACGGCTCCAGAGCTCTCGCTCCCATCGCGACGCGACGTGAAGGACGTGGACGTGATCGTCAATGCCCGGGTAGCGTGTGACCCGGCGATTCTGCAGCGGCTCGTGGAAGAGTCGGTGGGCGATGTCTGCCGGTCGCTCGGCGCGTCCGCGACGTTCCGCCAGACGCAGAGTTTCCGCCCGGGACGTCCCGTGCCGACGCACCGCTTCGCAGACGCCAACTGA
- a CDS encoding polysaccharide biosynthesis/export family protein: MRARVGGYLTAACLSMVLSGCATPMVHPVHQQVTDIAYSDVPRELNKVTLPTYRVEPPDILLISAVSSARSAAAPLRTGDQLLIQIANGLPLATESDPELNPLEYQAELSLDVQFKLINREFMVGNDGTVDLGPAYGQIPVEGMSLDESRVAIDRHLREVVGLSNPVVSVRLLDIGAPQPVAGEHLVRPDGTVSLGVYGEIPVAGLTLSEVKLAVEHHLARYLHRPEVSVDVLAYNSKVYYVVTDFGGLGQQVVRLPVTGNETVLDAIAQIEGLSSSSSKKVWIARPAPAGSTHAQILDVHWEEIVAEGITTTNYQILPGDRVYVEADWLIATDNLLSKIFAPLERTFGVITLGSGTVQNLKFFDSRFSGGGVGGGF, from the coding sequence ATGAGAGCGAGAGTCGGTGGATATCTGACGGCAGCCTGCCTGAGCATGGTGCTGAGCGGCTGCGCGACACCGATGGTGCATCCAGTGCACCAGCAGGTGACGGACATTGCGTACAGCGATGTGCCTCGGGAACTGAACAAGGTGACTTTGCCGACGTATCGGGTGGAGCCACCGGACATCCTTCTGATCAGTGCGGTGAGCAGCGCGCGTTCTGCGGCGGCTCCGCTGCGGACCGGTGATCAACTGCTGATCCAGATTGCCAACGGTCTGCCGCTGGCGACGGAGTCGGATCCGGAGCTGAACCCGCTGGAATACCAGGCGGAACTGTCGCTGGATGTGCAGTTCAAGCTGATCAACCGTGAGTTCATGGTGGGGAATGACGGCACGGTGGACCTGGGTCCGGCGTACGGTCAGATCCCGGTGGAAGGGATGAGCCTGGACGAGTCGCGGGTGGCGATCGACCGTCACCTGCGTGAGGTGGTGGGTCTGTCGAACCCTGTGGTTTCGGTGCGTCTGCTGGACATCGGGGCTCCTCAGCCGGTGGCGGGGGAACACCTGGTGCGTCCGGACGGGACGGTGTCGCTGGGGGTGTACGGCGAGATTCCGGTGGCGGGGCTGACGCTTTCGGAAGTGAAGCTGGCGGTGGAACACCACCTGGCGCGGTACCTGCATCGTCCGGAAGTCAGCGTGGACGTGCTGGCCTATAACAGCAAGGTGTACTACGTGGTGACGGACTTCGGTGGTCTGGGTCAGCAGGTGGTGCGTCTTCCGGTGACAGGGAACGAGACGGTGCTGGACGCGATCGCACAGATCGAAGGGCTGTCGTCGTCGTCATCGAAGAAGGTGTGGATCGCGCGTCCGGCTCCGGCGGGTTCGACGCACGCCCAGATTCTGGACGTGCACTGGGAAGAGATCGTGGCCGAGGGGATCACGACAACGAACTACCAGATCCTGCCGGGTGACCGGGTGTACGTGGAAGCCGACTGGCTGATCGCCACCGACAATCTGCTGTCGAAGATCTTCGCTCCGCTGGAACGGACGTTCGGCGTGATCACGCTGGGGAGCGGTACGGTGCAGAACCTGAAGTTCTTTGACAGCCGGTTCAGCGGTGGCGGGGTGGGCGGCGGGTTCTGA
- a CDS encoding fatty acid desaturase family protein, whose product MSTVAIQDRANRDADSILLHGARLTGAKRLAPVIRDASQLSYWKGFAAIAFDWAVIAGSFAMAMHSSNPLVWFVAALLIAGRQHALLVLMHEATHYRIVRNHAWNDRISNWFLAWPLFVTTEGFRADHLPHHFHLFTEQDPEWTRKRVRPEFQFPLSQKNFLVLVLKDALGFSIFKMFRLLANFSGAQQQETLKKQDAGKRRAQRIERLAYYAILFAAVGYFGLAVPVLLLWVLPAFTLLFAILRVRNVAEHSNVGVDHDLEMSRNVVAPTMLERLVLAPHNVGLHLTHHLYPSVPFYNLGRIHKELQSIPEYASDSLSVDTYFGLWGTSVLRDISRTRRNEITELLHTSADTLSETEMDRVEQVTEETPGGEGACEQTSCGLDETADSTVDSRIEQAQPA is encoded by the coding sequence ATGTCCACCGTGGCCATCCAGGATCGCGCCAATCGCGACGCCGATTCGATCCTGCTTCACGGAGCCCGACTGACTGGCGCGAAACGACTGGCTCCAGTCATTCGGGATGCCTCGCAGCTTTCCTACTGGAAGGGGTTTGCCGCGATCGCTTTCGACTGGGCCGTCATTGCCGGCTCGTTCGCCATGGCGATGCACTCGAGCAATCCGCTGGTCTGGTTTGTCGCTGCCCTTCTGATCGCCGGCCGGCAGCACGCTCTGCTCGTCCTGATGCACGAGGCGACTCACTACCGCATCGTGCGCAATCACGCGTGGAATGATCGGATCAGTAACTGGTTTCTGGCCTGGCCGCTGTTCGTCACCACCGAAGGGTTTCGTGCCGATCATCTGCCGCACCACTTCCACCTGTTTACTGAGCAGGATCCGGAGTGGACGCGGAAACGGGTTCGACCCGAATTTCAGTTCCCCCTCTCGCAGAAGAACTTTCTGGTGCTGGTGCTGAAGGACGCACTTGGGTTCAGCATCTTCAAGATGTTCCGGTTGCTTGCGAACTTCTCCGGGGCCCAGCAGCAGGAGACGCTCAAGAAGCAGGATGCCGGAAAGCGGCGTGCCCAGCGGATCGAGCGGCTGGCGTACTATGCAATCCTGTTCGCCGCCGTCGGATACTTCGGACTCGCCGTGCCGGTGCTGCTGTTGTGGGTGCTGCCCGCATTCACGCTGTTGTTCGCCATCCTGCGGGTGCGGAACGTTGCAGAGCATTCGAACGTGGGAGTTGATCACGACCTGGAAATGTCCCGAAATGTCGTCGCGCCGACGATGCTCGAGCGGCTCGTGCTCGCACCGCACAATGTCGGACTGCACCTGACTCACCACCTCTACCCATCGGTGCCGTTCTACAATCTGGGTCGGATTCATAAAGAACTGCAATCGATCCCGGAGTATGCCAGCGACTCGCTGAGTGTCGATACTTACTTCGGGTTGTGGGGCACCAGCGTTCTCAGGGACATCTCGAGAACGCGGCGCAATGAGATCACTGAGCTCCTGCACACGTCTGCAGACACGCTTTCAGAAACGGAGATGGACCGTGTCGAACAAGTGACGGAGGAGACGCCGGGAGGCGAAGGTGCATGCGAGCAGACCAGCTGTGGATTGGATGAAACGGCCGATTCAACCGTGGATTCCCGAATCGAGCAGGCCCAGCCCGCCTGA
- a CDS encoding carboxypeptidase-like regulatory domain-containing protein — MHHGRTCLTWIMGLAVMASGMVPASGGERAAAVRPPADVSLEEDGRLLGRVVDASGRPLDGAVVTIAQKDVVLGRMVTNAKGEFAARGLSSGVYEIHTAQASASYRVWPSAVAPPSAQPLVQLMSGTGPVVRGQLGYIDPYSVIDLGLGVTAVTLSAVAVSRLEGDRVVRIVSP, encoded by the coding sequence GTGCATCATGGACGGACATGTCTGACGTGGATCATGGGTCTGGCGGTGATGGCGAGCGGGATGGTCCCGGCCAGCGGCGGAGAGCGTGCCGCTGCGGTCCGTCCGCCGGCGGACGTCTCCCTGGAAGAGGATGGCCGTCTGCTGGGTCGTGTGGTGGATGCCTCGGGGCGTCCTCTGGACGGTGCGGTGGTGACGATCGCGCAGAAAGACGTCGTGCTGGGCCGGATGGTGACGAATGCCAAAGGGGAGTTCGCTGCCCGCGGTCTGTCGAGCGGCGTGTACGAGATCCACACGGCGCAGGCGAGTGCCTCGTACCGGGTGTGGCCGTCCGCCGTGGCGCCTCCTTCGGCTCAGCCGCTGGTGCAGCTGATGTCGGGAACCGGTCCCGTGGTGCGTGGCCAGTTGGGTTACATCGATCCGTACAGCGTCATTGATCTGGGACTTGGTGTAACGGCGGTGACGCTCTCGGCGGTGGCCGTGAGCCGTCTGGAAGGTGATCGCGTGGTGCGGATCGTCTCGCCGTAA
- a CDS encoding fatty acid desaturase family protein encodes MSIPSANPIADVPSAEGGPSAADAADRQFFVELRRLSRLNVWRCLSEIALDWCVIAACFAVCVQVWHPAVWAVAAVIIATRQHALLIVMHDASHYRLLPNKHWNDLVSNVLLSWPLIVSTEAYRANHLAHHSHLNTDDDPDWVRKRGKAEWEFPKTKWQLLCLLARDCLGAGFVAQLRALRDLSSDKRPKPVGSRWPRLAFYGVAATAITAANLWIPVLVLWFIPVFTLLPVILRIRSIAEHFGLEREHELNSSRNFIGPLWERLLFAPHNVGYHLDHHLYPSVPFYNLPKLHRLLQSRPDYAQRAHQNAGLVSGASRTVLDDVLAGAKTESLNVQAG; translated from the coding sequence GTGTCCATCCCCTCAGCCAATCCGATCGCCGACGTTCCCTCTGCCGAGGGGGGGCCGTCGGCGGCTGACGCAGCCGACCGCCAGTTCTTCGTCGAATTGCGGCGTCTCTCGCGCCTGAACGTCTGGCGCTGTCTGTCGGAGATCGCACTGGACTGGTGCGTCATCGCTGCCTGCTTCGCCGTCTGCGTGCAGGTCTGGCATCCAGCGGTCTGGGCCGTCGCTGCGGTCATCATCGCCACCCGCCAACATGCGCTGCTCATCGTGATGCACGACGCGTCACATTACCGGCTGCTTCCGAACAAGCATTGGAATGACCTGGTCAGCAATGTGCTTCTGTCCTGGCCCCTGATCGTTTCGACCGAGGCCTACCGTGCGAATCATCTGGCCCACCATTCACATCTGAACACCGATGACGATCCCGACTGGGTTCGGAAGCGGGGCAAGGCGGAATGGGAGTTCCCGAAGACGAAGTGGCAGCTGTTGTGTCTGCTGGCCCGCGACTGTCTCGGTGCCGGTTTCGTCGCCCAGTTGCGTGCCCTGCGCGATCTCTCGTCGGACAAACGGCCGAAGCCGGTCGGCAGTCGCTGGCCTCGTCTGGCGTTTTACGGCGTTGCCGCTACTGCCATCACTGCAGCAAACCTCTGGATCCCCGTTCTGGTGCTCTGGTTCATTCCGGTGTTCACGCTGCTGCCCGTGATCCTGCGGATCCGAAGCATTGCCGAGCACTTCGGGCTGGAGCGGGAGCACGAGTTGAACTCTTCTCGCAATTTCATTGGTCCGCTTTGGGAACGACTGCTGTTCGCACCGCACAACGTCGGATACCACCTCGATCATCACCTGTACCCGTCAGTTCCGTTCTACAATCTGCCGAAACTCCATCGACTTCTTCAGAGTCGGCCGGACTACGCCCAGCGGGCTCACCAGAACGCAGGACTGGTTTCGGGCGCTTCAAGAACCGTTCTGGATGACGTTCTGGCGGGTGCGAAGACGGAGTCGCTGAACGTTCAGGCCGGCTGA